The following coding sequences are from one Molothrus aeneus isolate 106 chromosome 23, BPBGC_Maene_1.0, whole genome shotgun sequence window:
- the NCDN gene encoding neurochondrin: protein MASDAGDRLATLKRCLSVLRDARNDSEQFAALLLVTKAVRAGEVDAKTRRQIFDAIGFTFPTRLLISQQPPADCPPHTFRALGLTLLACFCTDPELAGHSQILNKIPTFNDVLLSPCDPDCTSMVDDVYQCLSAVLATARGPRELVTKGTVSALCQAYLNGGHGSERALTLLVGLLAIAEAKCWQRDAPQLLAVLTKLSSDFLKAEDMTKFELCEVLPRFIPLSHPLTENSQGSECLCRLYKGLADVLGSKLSQSQRDPALKLAASLVQACGAEWIPAGSAGSKFLALLVNLACVEVRLTLEEPDPLEVEGKKEVVTACYVLMEMGIQECLREENPLLENVQKMQLMRIMEEAFGAVILYLRQVKQEELQDPFIFASVRVLGAWMAEETSSLKQEICELLPFLVDYARKLFKEGSPAVSLPQAELVSTEGSALPQDALRFLLPGFCHLTAEDKPRDILIAEGAPALLCEYFLQQWEVLTSESTAPAPLTSTEMSLQTMCGIFLNLVVTAPDLLRRDKTFSSLMDVLLKSLPLLLPQKHHLVLAANVATLGLMMARILAGSAALQGTQRAREFFGAAIGFLSRAHVAQADPSSDGLALAVSPAYASAWDDIAELWFLGMQAWAGCVPLLPWLPHAALGAHWLQGLAQLLSQVAPASVDCELVTAFQAVLVELARASQQCRDVILSHHGMDWANLYGMAALEQCLAEQGGASSTPGGK from the exons ATGGCCTCGGACGCCGGGGACAGGCTCGCCACGCTGAAGCGGTGCCTCAGTGTGCTCAGAGACGCGAGGAACGACAGCGAGCAGTTCGCAGCGCTGCTCCTG GTGACCAAAGCAGTCAGAGCCGGAGAGGTGGATGCCAAGACCCGCCGCCAGATCTTCGACGCGATCGGGTTCACATTCCCGACCCGCCTGCTGAtctcccagcagcccccagccgaCTGCCCCCCGCACACCTTCCGTGCCCTCGGCCTCACCCTGCTGGCCTGTTTCTGCACCGACCCAGAGCTAGCTGGGCACTCCCAGATCCTGAACAAAATCCCGACCTTCAATGAcgtcctgctgtccccctgcGACCCAGACTGCACATCCATGGTTGATGATGTGTACCAGTGCCTCAGCGCTGTCCTGGCTACAGCCAGAGGCCCCAGGGAGTTGGTGACCAAAGGGACAGtgtctgccctgtgccaggcctaCCTGAATGGTGGTCATGGCTCTGAGCGTGCCCTCACACTGCTTGTGGGGCTGTTGGCCATAGCAGAGGCCAAGTGCTGGCAGAGAGATgctccacagctcctggctgtgctcaccaAGCTCTCCAGTGACTTCCTCAAGGCTGAAGACATGACCAAATTTGAGCTGTGTGAGGTTCTGCCTCGCTTCATCCCCCTGTCACATCCTCTCACAGAGAACTCGCAGGGCTCCGAGTGCCTGTGCAGACTTTACAAAGGGCTGGCTGACGTTTTGGGCAGCAAACTCAGCCAGTCACAGCGGGACCCCGCTCTGAAGCTTGCAGCCAGCCTCGTGCAGGCCTGTGGGGCTGAGTGGATCCCAGCAGGGAGTGCTGGCAGCAagttcctggccctgctggtgaACTTGGCTTGTGTGGAGGTCCGCCTGACCCTGGAGGAGCCAGATCCCCTGGAGGtggaggggaagaaggaagtGGTGACAGCCTGCTATGTCCTTATGGAGATGGGGATCCAGGAGTGCCTGAGGGAAGAGAACCCTCTGCTAGAAAACGTGCAGAAAATGCAGCTGATGAGGATTATGGAGGAGGCATTTGGAGCTGTAATACTCTACTTGAGACAG GTTAAACAGGAGGAGCTGCAAGATCCTTTCATCTTTGCCTCTGTTCGAGTCCTTGGAGCCTGGATGGCAGAAGAAACATCCTCCCTCAAGCAGGAAATCTGTGAGCTCTTGCCTTTCCTTGTTGATTATGCCaggaaacttttcaaggaaggcagcccagctgtgagtcttccccaggcagagctggtcagcactgagggctctgccttACCCCAGGATGCTCTGAG ATTTCTCCTACCTGGCTTTTGCCATTTGACAGCAGAGGACAAACCCCGGGACATCCTCATTGCCGAAGGggcaccagcactgctgtgtgagTACTTCCTGCAGCAGTGGGAGGTTCTGACCTCTGAGTCCACGGCCCCAGCACCTCTGACAAGCACTGAGATGAGCCTGCAGACCATGTGTGGGATTTTCCTTAACCTGGTTGTGACTGCTCCAGACCTGCTCAG GCGTGACAAAACCTTTTCCTCCTTGATGGATGTGTTGCTGAAGTCTCTTCCACTTCTGCTGCCCCAGAAGCATCACCTGGTTCTGGCAGCAAATGTTGCCACTCTGGGCCTGATGATGGCCAGGATCCTTGCGGGGTCAGCAG cCCTTCAGGGAACACAGCGTGCCAGGGAGTTCTTTGGAGCTGCCATTGGCTTCCTCTCGCGGGCGCACGTGGCGCAGGCAGACCCCAGCAGTGACGGGCTGGCCCTGGCCGTGTCCCCTGCCTACGCCAGCGCCTGGGATGACATCGCTGAGCTCTGGTTCCTGGGGATGCAGGCCTGGGCTGGCTGCGTGCCACTgctcccctggctgccccacGCGGCTCTGGGGGCACACTGGCTGCAGggactggcacagctgctgtcccaggTCGCTCCAGCCTCTGTGGATTGTGAGCTCGTCACTGCGTTCCAGGCCGTGCTGGTGGAGCTGGCCAGAGccagccagcagtgcagggatgtGATCCTGTCCCACCACGGCATGGACTGGGCCAATCTGTATGGAATGGCAGCTCTGGAACAGTGTCTGGCCGAGCAGGGAGGAGccagcagcactccaggtgggaaATGA